From a region of the Calonectris borealis chromosome 2, bCalBor7.hap1.2, whole genome shotgun sequence genome:
- the TSHZ1 gene encoding teashirt homolog 1, protein MPRRKQQAPRRSAAYVPEEELKAAEIDEDSVEDDGLSLDIQENEYLCNEEAEIKEAQSYQNSPVSTATNQDAGYGSPFSENSDQLAHFKSTSSKEEKEDPQCTDNVSYPQDSLAQIKAVYANLLSETCWSSLALDLKKSNPTTSNNGISQNENTTTTDTNANSQITSTTSTNTSTSTTTSNTSNSNSNSGGSGYDWHQAALAKTLQQTSSYGLLPEPSLFSTVQLYRQNNKLYGSVFTGASKFRCKDCSAAYDTLVELTVHMNETGHYRDDNRDKEADKTKRWSKPRKRSLMEMEGKEDAQKVLKCMYCGHSFESLQDLSVHMIKTKHYQKVPLKEPVPAITKLVPSTKKRALQDLASPCSPEPTGITAEASLGESAKDQKTANPYVTPNNRYGYQNGASYTWQFEARKAQILKCMECGSSHDTLQQLTAHMMVTGHFLKVTNSASKKGKQLVLDPVVEEKIQSIPLPPTTHTRLPASNIKKQPDSPAGSTNSEEKKDVEKEKVVVSETEKKIKEENEDSTEKFEPTTLYQYLREEDLDDSPKGGIDILKSLENTVTTAISKAQNGAPSWGGYPSIHAAYQLPGTVKPLQPAVQSVQMQPSYASSVKSLSSEHNALIHSPGNLTPPPHKSNVSAMEELVEKVTGKISVKKEEKPLEKEKSSPVKPMSPAAKENKDFPKAEEMNNKQQQKKSSETEVQKVKKDSPAEAHTPNGTEPLKTKVANGCNNLGIITDHSPEPSFINPLSALQSIMNTHLGKISKPVSPSLDPLAMLYKISNSMLDKPIYPTTPVKQADAIDRYYYENSDQPIDLTKSKNKPLVSSVADSASSPLRESALLDISDMVKNLTGRLTPKSSTPSTVSEKSDADGSSFEEALDELSPVHKRKGRQSNWNPQHLLILQAQFASSLRETPEGKYIMSDLGPQERVHISKFTGLSMTTISHWLANVKYQLRRTGGTKFLKNLDTGHPVFFCNDCASQFRTASTYISHLETHLGFSLKDLSKLPLNQIQEQQNVSKVLANKTLGSLGIAEEDLGSTFQCKLCNRTFASKHAVKLHLSKTHGKSPEDHLIYVTELEKQ, encoded by the coding sequence CATATGTTCCTGAGGAGGAattgaaagcagcagaaatagaTGAAGACAGCGTGGAAGATGATGGGCTGTCTCTGGACATCCAGGAGAATGAGTATTTGTGCAATGAAGAAGCGGAGATCAAAGAGGCTCAAAGCTACCAGAACTCCCCAGTCAGCACTGCAACTAATCAGGATGCAGGCTATGGTTCGCCGTTTAGTGAAAACAGCGATCAGCTGGCCCATTTCAAAAGCACTTCCtctaaagaagagaaagaggatcCTCAGTGCACAGACAATGTTTCCTATCCACAGGACAGCTTGGCACAAATAAAAGCTGTGTATGCAAATTTGCTTTCAGAGACTTGCTGGTCCAGTTTAGCTTTGGACTTAAAGAAATCCAATCCAACCACCAGCAACAACGGAATCAGCCAGAATGAAAACACCACCACTACTGACACCAATGCCAATTCCCAGATTACAAGTACTACCAGTACCAACACTAGTACCAGTACAACTAccagtaatactagtaacagtaatagtaacagtGGTGGCTCGGGTTATGACTGGCACCAAGCTGCATTAGCTAAAACTTTGCAGCAGACCTCATCATACGGACTTCTCCCAGAGCCTAGTCTTTTCAGCACAGTACAGCTTTACCGGCAAAACAATAAACTTTATGGGTCTGTGTTCACCGGTGCTAGCAAGTTCCGATGCAAAGACTGCAGTGCAGCCTATGACACACTGGTGGAGCTAACAGTGCACATGAATGAAACTGGACATTACCGTGATGACAACAGAGATAAAGAAGCTGATAAGACCAAACGGTGGTCAAAGCCTAGAAAACGATCCCTTATGGAAATGGAAGGCAAAGAGGATGCCCAAAAAGTGCTGAAGTGCATGTACTGTGGGCATTCGTTTGAGTCTTTGCAAGACCTCAGTGTCCATATGATAAAAACAAAGCATTACCAGAAAGTGCCTCTGAAGGAGCCAGTACCAGCCATCACTAAATTGGTCCCTTCTACCAAAAAGCGAGCACTTCAGGACTTAGCTTCACCTTGTTCCCCTGAGCCAACAGGGATCACTGCAGAAGCTTCACTGGGTGAGTCTGCAAAGGATCAGAAAACTGCCAACCCCTATGTGACTCCAAACAACCGCTATGGCTATCAAAATGGTGCTAGCTACACTTGGCAGTTTGAGGCACGCAAAGCCCAAATACTGAAATGCATGGAATGTGGCAGTTCCCATGACACTTTGCAGCAGCTCACTGCTCATATGATGGTCACTGGTCATTTCTTGAAGGTGACCAATTCTGCTTCCAAAAAAGGCAAACAGCTAGTATTGGACCCTGTGGTGGAGGAGAAGATACAGTCTATACCCCTTCCACCCACCACCCACACAAGGCTACCAGCCTCCAACATTAAAAAGCAGCCCGATTCCCCAGCGGGCTCCACAAACTCGGAGGAAAAGAAAGACGTAGAGAAGGAAAAGGTGGTGGtcagtgaaacagagaaaaagattaaagAGGAGAATGAGGATTCCACAGAGAAATTTGAGCCAACGACTTTGTATCAGTACCTCAGAGAGGAGGACCTAGATGATAGTCCTAAAGGCGGAATAGACATATTGAAATCTCTGGAGAACACAGTGACAACAGCTATCAGCAAAGCTCAGAATGGAGCCCCTTCCTGGGGGGGATATCCCAGTATTCATGCAGCTTACCAGCTCCCAGGAACAGTCAAACCCCTTCAGCCCGCGGTGCAGAGCGTTCAAATGCAGCCATCTTATGCCAGCAGTGTAAAATCACTGTCGTCAGAACACAATGCGCTTATCCATTCCCCAGGCAATCTCACACCCCCACCTCACAAGAGTAATGTATCTGCGATGGAAGAACTGGTGGAGAAAGTTACAggtaaaatcagcgtgaagaaggaagaaaagcctttggagaaagagaagagttCTCCAGTCAAACCCATGTCTCCTGCTGCTAAAGAAAACAAGGACTtcccaaaagcagaagaaatgaataacaaacagcagcagaagaagAGCTCTGAGACAGAAGTTCAGAAGGTCAAAAAGGATAGTCCAGCAGAAGCACATACGCCAAATGGTACAGAGCCACTTAAAACAAAGGTTGCAAACGGCTGTAACAATTTAGGAATCATCACAGATCATTCACCTGAGCCATCCTTCATTAATCCATTGAGTGCTTTACAGTCCATTATGAATACCCACTTAGGCAAAATTTCTAAGCCGGTAAGCCCCTCTCTGGACCCTTTGGCCATGCTGTACAAAATTAGCAACAGCATGTTGGACAAACCCATTTACCCAACCACTCCGGTCAAGCAGGCTGATGCTATTGACCGGTATTACTATGAGAACAGTGATCAACCTATTGATTTAACCAAGTCCAAAAACAAACCTCTTGTTTCCAGTGTGGCTGACTCTGCCTCGTCCCCGCTCAGGGAGAGTGCCCTGCTGGATATTTCCGATATGGTGAAGAACCTCACAGGGCGTTTGACACCCAAGTCTTCTACTCCGTCTACCGTGTCAGAGAAGTCTGATGCTGACGGGAGCAGTTTTGAGGAAGCTCTGGATGAACTGTCACCAGTACACAAGAGGAAGGGCAGACAGTCCAACTGGAACCCTCAGCATCTTCTAATCCTTCAAGCCCAGTTTGCTTCCAGCTTGAGGGAGACCCCAGAAGGCAAATACATTATGTCGGACTTAGGTCCACAAGAGCGGGTACACATCTCTAAGTTTACTGGTCTTTCCATGACCACAATTAGCCACTGGCTGGCCAATGTGAAGTATCAGTTAAGGAGGACAGGTGGAACtaaatttttaaagaacttgGACACAGGAcatcctgttttcttttgcaatgaTTGTGCCTCTCAGTTCAGGACTGCTTCTACATACATAAGTCACTTAGAGACACACCTAGGGTTTAGTTTGAAGGATCTGTCAAAGTTGCCACTTAATCAGATTCAAGAACAGCAGAATGTTTCAAAAGTCCTCGCAAACAAGACTTTGGGCTCACTTGGAATTGCCGAGGAGGACTTAGGCTCCACATTCCAGTGTAAGCTCTGTAACCGAACTTTTGCAAGCAAGCATGCAGTCAAACTGCACCTTAGTAAAACACATGGCAAGTCCCCAGAGGACCATCTGATCTATGTAACTGAGTTAGAAAAACAATAG